From Numida meleagris isolate 19003 breed g44 Domestic line chromosome 4, NumMel1.0, whole genome shotgun sequence, the proteins below share one genomic window:
- the LOC110398827 gene encoding probable E3 ubiquitin-protein ligase HERC4 isoform X2, producing the protein MAGARQRQRRARRRQSGLRSRAPRRPPDARECVQLERKEEVRCSNCDETHVLIRSRDGNLYERWTTTPDKISKPRLVKELGNHDIVQIACGDHHSVALSRGGNLFTWGQNTHGQLGLGSQDLLIPVPHLVKELKGIPLAQIAAGGAHSFVVSFSGAVYSWGKNDFGQLGLGHTEDRDCPSYVEALEHWKAVFISCGADHTAVLSKDGLLYTFGAGGAGQLGHNSTRNELTPRVVAELWGARVSQVACGRQHTLVYVLSLDQVYSFGSYEGQLGSERKANQLIPLPINSPGDNGKFSQENMSQNVIKTTAEGKESIVGLLFKKRNSYPLNGIATLERKEVNAWVSNSCPQHRETIKKNIRLIFSSEACINGSFLDERGKHFRTSKEISGLDMAKVLCFYKKMSKNAEVYQEVQKEINNLLPSLSSSPISPENFRIYLILPFLLQREVNSSYCTLKLLAEAILRLQQKDLQTLECLWSNLETDLFKKLVIIFKRVSLYALTELFRSGLSEQFPQEIETLQILQILYQVNSRAGFRLQDDNFYIPEMNEIVLHFFTMGKITMLIKYPCIFDMKQKMLIHTLECNRLSLYFNFHPDSVSVLQNQWTFPVRRECLLHDIWNHLRNAKNKQFTCSLKVVFTGEEGEGVGLRREFFSVAAKALCDPQSGVFRHFPSRLVWFPRQALSHGDTFLLAGTLFGMALYNHCLAPFPFPRALFKKMRDVEPTLEDLEELIPAVGRNLKNILKEESEDKLESLQMTFVNVTYIYYKESHQTIRNFWTVFLKLPEEKKKKFLAFLSGSDLIIPYGLEYFQFSIEDPLCENPDDAYPSAYTCNCTLFLPRYSSKEILEEKLLSAIEYSEGFGLM; encoded by the exons ATGGCGGGGGCGCGGCAGCGGCAGCGGCGGGCCAGGAGGCGGCAGAGCGGGCTGCGGAGCAGGGCCCCGCGGAGGCCGCCTGATGCCAGAG AATGCGTGCAGttagagagaaaagaggaggtGCGGTGTTCGAACTGTGATGAAACACATGTTCTCATTCGCTCCCGTGATGGGAACCTTTATGAACGCTGGACCACGACTCCAGACAAAATCTCTAAGCCAAG GCTGGTGAAAGAACTGGGAAACCATGATATTGTTCAAATAGCCTGTGGAGACCATCATTCCGTGGCGCTGTCCAGAG GAGGTAATCTCTTTACCTGGGGCCAGAATACCCATGGACAGCTTGGACTGGGGAGCCAAGACCTGCTCATCCCTGTACCACACCTGGTGAAAGAACTAAAGGGCATCCCACTTGCTCAAattgctgctggaggagctcaCAGTTTTGTTGTGTCATTCTCTGGAGCTGTGTACTCCTGGGGAAAGAATGATTTTGGACAGCTGGGACTTGGACACACAGAAG ACAGGGACTGCCCATCATATGTTGAAGCATTAgagcactggaaggctgtatTTATCTCATGTGGGGCAGACCACACTGCAGTTCTCTCCAAG GATGGCTTGTTGTACACCTTtggagcaggaggggctggCCAGCTTGGTCACAACTCCACCCGGAATGAATTAACACCTCGTGTGGTGGCTGAACTGTGGGGAGCAAGAGTTTCACAGGTTGCCTGTGGAAG GCAGCACACCCTGGTCTATGTCCTATCTTTGGACCAAGTCTATTCATTTGGTTCTTACGAAGGACAGCTGGGAAGTGAGAGAAAAGCTAATCAGTTGATACCACTGCCCATCAATTCACCAGGGGATAATGGGAAATTCTCACAGG aaaacatgTCACAAAACGTGATTAAAACtactgcagaaggaaaggaaagtatCGTTGGCCTTCTCTTTAAGAAAAGG AATTCCTATCCTTTGAATGGAATTGCCACTCTGGAGAGGAAAGAAGTGAATGCATGGGTTTCTAATTCCTGTCCTCAACACCGGGAGACTATAAAAAA gaATATCAGACTAATCTTTTCATCTGAGGCTTGCATCAATGGAAGTTTCTTGGATGAAAG AGGCAAACATTTCAGAACTTCCAAAGAAATCTCAGGTTTAGACATGGCAAAAGTGCTATGCTTTTATAAGAAGATGAGCAAGAATGCAGAAGTCTACCAGGAG gtACAAAAGGAGATCAACAATTTACTGCCATCATTGTCGTCTTCTCCTATTTCACCTGAAAATTTCAGAATCTACTTGATCttgcctttccttctgcagagagaGGTTAACAGCTCTTACTGTACTCTCAAGCTGCTAGCAGAAGCTATCCTGAGGCTCCAGCAGAAGGACCTCCAAACTCTTG AATGCCTGTGGTCAAATCTAGAAACAGACCTTTTCAAGAAACTGGTCATTATATTTAAGAGGGTTTCCCTGTATGCTCTGACTGAACTTTTCAGGAGCGGTTTGTCTGAGCAATTCCCACAAGAAATAGAGACTCTGCAAATACTGCAGATTCTTTACCAG GTGAACTCCAGGGCTGGTTTCAGGCTACAAGACGACAATTTCTATATACCTGAAATGAACGAGATTGTCCTTCATTTTTTCACCATGGGCAAA ATTACAATGCTGATTAAATATCCATGCATTTTTGACATGAAGCAGAAGATGCTGATTCATACTTTAGAATGCAACAGACTCTCTTTATATTTCAACTTT CATCCAGACTCAGTAAGCGTATTGCAGAACCAGTGGACTTTTCCTGTCAGAAGAGAATGCCTTCTGCATGACATATGGAATCatttaagaaatgcaaagaacaaGCAATTCACATGTTCCTTAAAA GTGGTCTTCACGGGCGAGGAAGGGGAAGGAGTCGGGCTGCGCCGGGAGTTTTTCAGCGTCGCCGCTAAGGCCCTCTGCGATCCCCAGAGCGGTGTCTTCCGCCACTTCCCCTCCAGGCTGGTCTGGTTCCCCAGGCAG GCGTTGAGCCACGGTGACACCTTTCTCCTGGCTGGCACCTTGTTCGGAATGGCCCTATATAACCATTGCCTGgctcccttccccttccccagggcTCTCTTCAAGAAGATGCGGGATGTCGAGCCCACCCTGGAGGACCTGGAGGAGCTAATACCAGCAGTCGGCAG gaatcttaagaatattttgaaagaagaatCTGAGGATAAGCTTGAGAGCCTACAGATGACCTTTGTG AATGTGACGTACATATACTACAAAGAGTCACATCAAACCATCAGGAATTTTTGGACTGTGTTTCTCAAGctcccagaagaaaaaaagaaaaagtttcttG CTTTTTTATCAGGATCTGATCTAATCATTCCCTATGGACTAgagtattttcaattttctatCGAAgaccctctgtgtgaaaatcCAGATGATGCATATCCTTCTGCCTATACCTGCAACTGCACTCTCTTCCTCCCCAGGTACAGCAGTAAAGAAATACTTGAGGAAAAACTACTTTCTGCCATAGAGTACAGTGAAGGTTTTGGCTTGATGTAG
- the LOC110398827 gene encoding probable E3 ubiquitin-protein ligase HERC4 isoform X1 has product MAGARQRQRRARRRQSGLRSRAPRRPPDARECVQLERKEEVRCSNCDETHVLIRSRDGNLYERWTTTPDKISKPRLVKELGNHDIVQIACGDHHSVALSRGGNLFTWGQNTHGQLGLGSQDLLIPVPHLVKELKGIPLAQIAAGGAHSFVVSFSGAVYSWGKNDFGQLGLGHTEDRDCPSYVEALEHWKAVFISCGADHTAVLSKDGLLYTFGAGGAGQLGHNSTRNELTPRVVAELWGARVSQVACGRQHTLVYVLSLDQVYSFGSYEGQLGSERKANQLIPLPINSPGDNGKFSQENMSQNVIKTTAEGKESIVGLLFKKRNSYPLNGIATLERKEVNAWVSNSCPQHRETIKKNIRLIFSSEACINGSFLDERGKHFRTSKEISGLDMAKVLCFYKKMSKNAEVYQEVQKEINNLLPSLSSSPISPENFRIYLILPFLLQREVNSSYCTLKLLAEAILRLQQKDLQTLECLWSNLETDLFKKLVIIFKRVSLYALTELFRSGLSEQFPQEIETLQILQILYQVNSRAGFRLQDDNFYIPEMNEIVLHFFTMGKITMLIKYPCIFDMKQKMLIHTLECNRLSLYFNFHPDSVSVLQNQWTFPVRRECLLHDIWNHLRNAKNKQFTCSLKVVFTGEEGEGVGLRREFFSVAAKALCDPQSGVFRHFPSRLVWFPRQALSHGDTFLLAGTLFGMALYNHCLAPFPFPRALFKKMRDVEPTLEDLEELIPAVGRNLKNILKEESEDKLESLQMTFVQIEEGGSVVELKKNGANILVTKHNRKEFVDLYVNYMLNESIRKPFEDFMQGFLRGCPSETWKLFLPVELQVVLLGHPSCDWCLLKKNVTYIYYKESHQTIRNFWTVFLKLPEEKKKKFLAFLSGSDLIIPYGLEYFQFSIEDPLCENPDDAYPSAYTCNCTLFLPRYSSKEILEEKLLSAIEYSEGFGLM; this is encoded by the exons ATGGCGGGGGCGCGGCAGCGGCAGCGGCGGGCCAGGAGGCGGCAGAGCGGGCTGCGGAGCAGGGCCCCGCGGAGGCCGCCTGATGCCAGAG AATGCGTGCAGttagagagaaaagaggaggtGCGGTGTTCGAACTGTGATGAAACACATGTTCTCATTCGCTCCCGTGATGGGAACCTTTATGAACGCTGGACCACGACTCCAGACAAAATCTCTAAGCCAAG GCTGGTGAAAGAACTGGGAAACCATGATATTGTTCAAATAGCCTGTGGAGACCATCATTCCGTGGCGCTGTCCAGAG GAGGTAATCTCTTTACCTGGGGCCAGAATACCCATGGACAGCTTGGACTGGGGAGCCAAGACCTGCTCATCCCTGTACCACACCTGGTGAAAGAACTAAAGGGCATCCCACTTGCTCAAattgctgctggaggagctcaCAGTTTTGTTGTGTCATTCTCTGGAGCTGTGTACTCCTGGGGAAAGAATGATTTTGGACAGCTGGGACTTGGACACACAGAAG ACAGGGACTGCCCATCATATGTTGAAGCATTAgagcactggaaggctgtatTTATCTCATGTGGGGCAGACCACACTGCAGTTCTCTCCAAG GATGGCTTGTTGTACACCTTtggagcaggaggggctggCCAGCTTGGTCACAACTCCACCCGGAATGAATTAACACCTCGTGTGGTGGCTGAACTGTGGGGAGCAAGAGTTTCACAGGTTGCCTGTGGAAG GCAGCACACCCTGGTCTATGTCCTATCTTTGGACCAAGTCTATTCATTTGGTTCTTACGAAGGACAGCTGGGAAGTGAGAGAAAAGCTAATCAGTTGATACCACTGCCCATCAATTCACCAGGGGATAATGGGAAATTCTCACAGG aaaacatgTCACAAAACGTGATTAAAACtactgcagaaggaaaggaaagtatCGTTGGCCTTCTCTTTAAGAAAAGG AATTCCTATCCTTTGAATGGAATTGCCACTCTGGAGAGGAAAGAAGTGAATGCATGGGTTTCTAATTCCTGTCCTCAACACCGGGAGACTATAAAAAA gaATATCAGACTAATCTTTTCATCTGAGGCTTGCATCAATGGAAGTTTCTTGGATGAAAG AGGCAAACATTTCAGAACTTCCAAAGAAATCTCAGGTTTAGACATGGCAAAAGTGCTATGCTTTTATAAGAAGATGAGCAAGAATGCAGAAGTCTACCAGGAG gtACAAAAGGAGATCAACAATTTACTGCCATCATTGTCGTCTTCTCCTATTTCACCTGAAAATTTCAGAATCTACTTGATCttgcctttccttctgcagagagaGGTTAACAGCTCTTACTGTACTCTCAAGCTGCTAGCAGAAGCTATCCTGAGGCTCCAGCAGAAGGACCTCCAAACTCTTG AATGCCTGTGGTCAAATCTAGAAACAGACCTTTTCAAGAAACTGGTCATTATATTTAAGAGGGTTTCCCTGTATGCTCTGACTGAACTTTTCAGGAGCGGTTTGTCTGAGCAATTCCCACAAGAAATAGAGACTCTGCAAATACTGCAGATTCTTTACCAG GTGAACTCCAGGGCTGGTTTCAGGCTACAAGACGACAATTTCTATATACCTGAAATGAACGAGATTGTCCTTCATTTTTTCACCATGGGCAAA ATTACAATGCTGATTAAATATCCATGCATTTTTGACATGAAGCAGAAGATGCTGATTCATACTTTAGAATGCAACAGACTCTCTTTATATTTCAACTTT CATCCAGACTCAGTAAGCGTATTGCAGAACCAGTGGACTTTTCCTGTCAGAAGAGAATGCCTTCTGCATGACATATGGAATCatttaagaaatgcaaagaacaaGCAATTCACATGTTCCTTAAAA GTGGTCTTCACGGGCGAGGAAGGGGAAGGAGTCGGGCTGCGCCGGGAGTTTTTCAGCGTCGCCGCTAAGGCCCTCTGCGATCCCCAGAGCGGTGTCTTCCGCCACTTCCCCTCCAGGCTGGTCTGGTTCCCCAGGCAG GCGTTGAGCCACGGTGACACCTTTCTCCTGGCTGGCACCTTGTTCGGAATGGCCCTATATAACCATTGCCTGgctcccttccccttccccagggcTCTCTTCAAGAAGATGCGGGATGTCGAGCCCACCCTGGAGGACCTGGAGGAGCTAATACCAGCAGTCGGCAG gaatcttaagaatattttgaaagaagaatCTGAGGATAAGCTTGAGAGCCTACAGATGACCTTTGTG CAAATAGAAGAAGGAGGTTCTGTGGttgagcttaaaaaaaatggtgcCAACATTCTTGTCACTAAGCATAACAg GAAGGAATTTGTTGACTTGTATGTGAATTACATGTTGAATGAATCAATACGGAAGCCATTTGAAGACTTTATGCAAGGTTTTTTAAGAGGCTGCCCATCTGAAACCTGGAAGTTGTTTCTCCCCGTTGAGCTTCAGGTTGTTCTCCTGGGACACCCCAGTTGTGACTGGTGTCTGCTAAAGAAG AATGTGACGTACATATACTACAAAGAGTCACATCAAACCATCAGGAATTTTTGGACTGTGTTTCTCAAGctcccagaagaaaaaaagaaaaagtttcttG CTTTTTTATCAGGATCTGATCTAATCATTCCCTATGGACTAgagtattttcaattttctatCGAAgaccctctgtgtgaaaatcCAGATGATGCATATCCTTCTGCCTATACCTGCAACTGCACTCTCTTCCTCCCCAGGTACAGCAGTAAAGAAATACTTGAGGAAAAACTACTTTCTGCCATAGAGTACAGTGAAGGTTTTGGCTTGATGTAG
- the LOC110398828 gene encoding phosphatidylinositol N-acetylglucosaminyltransferase subunit Y isoform X2, which translates to MAAGGLLPSLPTLTVLVPLLSLAGLFYSASVDETFPQGCTSTNSLCFYSLLLPVTIPVYVFFHLWTWMGIKLFRHN; encoded by the coding sequence ATGGCTGCAGGCGGCCTgcttccctccctgcccacGCTGACCGTGCTCGTTCCCCTCCTCTCCCTAGCAGGCTTGTTCTACTCGGCCAGCGTCGATGAAACCTTCCCCCAGGGCTGCACCAGCACCAACAGCTTATGCTTCTACAGCCTCCTGCTTCCTGTTACAATACCAGTTTATGTATTCTTCCACCTGTGGACCTGGATGGGAATCAAGCTTTTTAGGCACAACTAG
- the LOC110398828 gene encoding protein preY, mitochondrial isoform X1 has protein sequence MLRGCGRGAVAVLRGAAGSRGAGGQEQGPGAGRPLEPSLLRFLVCPLSKRPLRYEESTNELINEELGIAYPIIDGIPNMIPEAARTTQKRPPAEASEQP, from the exons ATGCTACGCGGCTGCGGGCGCGGAGCGGTGGCTGTGctgcggggggcggcggggagccgcggggcgggcggccAGGAGCAGGGCCccggcgcggggcggccgcTGGAGCCGTCGCTGCTGCGCTTCTTGGTGTGCCCGCTCTCCAAGCGGCCGCTGAG GTATGAAGAATCGACTAACGAGCTCATTAACGAGGAGCTGGGCATCGCGTACCCCATCATCGATGGCATCCCTAACATGATTCCGGAGGCAGCCAGGACGACGCAGAAGCGGCCCCCAGCAGAGGCCTCGGAGCAGCCGTGA